A DNA window from Oenanthe melanoleuca isolate GR-GAL-2019-014 chromosome 11, OMel1.0, whole genome shotgun sequence contains the following coding sequences:
- the CBFA2T3 gene encoding protein CBFA2T3 isoform X2, producing MPDSPADVKTQARSTPPSMPPPPPAVTQGATRPPSFTPSTMMNGSSHSPTAINGAPSTPNGFSNGPATSSSASLSTHQLPPACGARQLSKLKRFLTTLQQFGNDISPEIGERVRTLVLGLVNSTLTIEEFHAKLQEATNFPLRPFVIPFLKANLPLLQRELLHCARMAKQTPAQYLAQHEQLLLDANASSPIDSSELLLEVAESGKRRTPDRTKENGLDRDPLHPEHLSKRPCTMSPAQRYSPSNGLSHPPNGLGHPPAGPPLPQHYRLEDMAMAHHYRDSYRHPDPRELRERQRPAAVHGTRQEEVIDHRLTDREWAEEWKHLNNLLNCIMDMVEKTRRSLTVLRRCQEADREELNHWIRRYSDAEDMKKGSPPSARPHNSSSAEAPQLDAHRDFAPRPLSGYMPEEIWRKAEEAVNEVKRQAMSELQKAVSDAERKAHELITTERAKMERALAEAKRQASEDALTVINQQEDSSESCWNCGRKASETCSGCNTARYCGSFCQHKDWEKHHHVCGQTLQGLPGPAAAGPGQPEAVAAVASSPSEAGSVAASRAGTPATPAPLDSASR from the exons ATGCCCGACTCTCCGGCCGATGTGAAGACTCAGGCTCGCTCCACGCCGCCCAGCATGCCGCCACCGCCGCCAGCCGTCACCCAGGGGGCCACCCGCCCCCCCTCCTTCACACCCAGCACCA TGATGAACGGCAGCAGCCACTCACCGACCGCCATCAATGGGGCTCCGTCCACCCCCAACGGCTTCAGCAACGGCCCAGCCACCTCCTCCAGCGCCTCCCTGTCCACCCACCAGCTCCCTCCAGCCTGTGGTGCCCGCCAGCTCTCCAAGCTCAAGCGCTTCCTCACCAccctgcagcagtttgggaaCGACATCTCCCCCGAGATCGGGGAGCGGGTGCGCACCCTCGTCCTGGGGCTCGTG AACTCCACCCTCACCATCGAGGAGTTCCATGCCAAGCTCCAAGAGGCCACCAACTTCCCGCTGCGACCCTTCGTCATCCCCTTCCTCAAG GCCAACCTGCCGCTGCTGCAGCGGGAGCTGCTGCACTGTGCCCGCATGGCCAAGCAGACCCCGGCCCAGTACCTGGCCCAGCacgagcagctgctgctggacgCCAACGCCTCCTCTCCCATCGACTCCTCcgagctgctcctggaggtgGCCGAGAGCGGCAAGAGGAGGACGCCAGACAG GACCAAAGAGAACGGTTTGGACCGAGACCCCCTGCACCCCGAGCACCTCAGCAAGCGGCCGTGCACCATGAGCCCAGCGCAGCGCTACAGCCCCAGCAACGGGCTGAGCCACCCCCCGAACGGGCTGGGGCACCCCCCCGCCGGcccccccctgccccagcactaCCGCCTGGAGGACATGGCCATGGCACACCACTACCGGGACTCCTACCGGCACCCCGACCCCCGGGAGCTCCGCGAGCGCCAGCGCCCCGCGG CCGTGCACGGGACGCGGCAGGAGGAGGTGATCGACCACCGGCTCACGGACCGGGAGTGGGCGGAGGAGTGGAAACACCTCAATAAT CTGCTGAACTGCATCATGGACATGGTGGAGAAGACGCGGCGCTCGCTGACGGTGCTGCGGCGGTGCCAGGAGGCCGATCGCGAGGAGCTCAACCACTGGATCCGGCGCTACAGCGACGCCGAGGACATGAAGAAAGGCAGCCCGCCCTCGGCGCGGCCCCACAACTCCTCCTCGGCCGAGGCTCCCCAGTTAG ACGCTCACCGGGACTTCGCCCCGCGGCCGCTCTCCGGCTACATGCCCGAGGAGATCTGGAGGAAAGCTG aAGAAGCCGTGAACGAGGTGAAGCGCCAGGCCATGTCCGAGCTGCAGAAGGCTGTGTCGGACGCCGAGAGGAAAGCCCACGAGCTGATCACGACCGAGCGCGCCAAGATGGAGCGGGCGCTGGCAGAGGCCAAGCGGCAGGCGTCCGAGGATGCCCTCACCGTCATCAATCAGCAGGAGGACTCCAGCGAG agctgctggaactgCGGGCGCAAGGCGAGCGAGACGTGCAGCGGCTGCAACACGGCGCGTTACTGCGGCTCCTTCTGCCAGCACAAGGATTGGGAGAAGCACCACCACGTCTGCGGGCAGACTCTGCAGGGGCtgccgggccccgccgccgccgggccgggccagcCCGAGGCCGTGGCCGCCgtggccagcagccccagcgAGGCGGGCTCGGTGGCCGCGTCCCGCGCCGGCACTCCGGCCACGCCCGCGCCGCTGGACAGCGCGTCCCGCTGA
- the CBFA2T3 gene encoding protein CBFA2T3 isoform X1, with amino-acid sequence MPDSPADVKTQARSTPPSMPPPPPAVTQGATRPPSFTPSTNRDAGPPTFLPRGRFHGCLKWSMVCLLMNGSSHSPTAINGAPSTPNGFSNGPATSSSASLSTHQLPPACGARQLSKLKRFLTTLQQFGNDISPEIGERVRTLVLGLVNSTLTIEEFHAKLQEATNFPLRPFVIPFLKANLPLLQRELLHCARMAKQTPAQYLAQHEQLLLDANASSPIDSSELLLEVAESGKRRTPDRTKENGLDRDPLHPEHLSKRPCTMSPAQRYSPSNGLSHPPNGLGHPPAGPPLPQHYRLEDMAMAHHYRDSYRHPDPRELRERQRPAAVHGTRQEEVIDHRLTDREWAEEWKHLNNLLNCIMDMVEKTRRSLTVLRRCQEADREELNHWIRRYSDAEDMKKGSPPSARPHNSSSAEAPQLDAHRDFAPRPLSGYMPEEIWRKAEEAVNEVKRQAMSELQKAVSDAERKAHELITTERAKMERALAEAKRQASEDALTVINQQEDSSESCWNCGRKASETCSGCNTARYCGSFCQHKDWEKHHHVCGQTLQGLPGPAAAGPGQPEAVAAVASSPSEAGSVAASRAGTPATPAPLDSASR; translated from the exons ATGCCCGACTCTCCGGCCGATGTGAAGACTCAGGCTCGCTCCACGCCGCCCAGCATGCCGCCACCGCCGCCAGCCGTCACCCAGGGGGCCACCCGCCCCCCCTCCTTCACACCCAGCACCA ATCGAGACGCTGGCCCTCCGACGTTTCTGCCCCGCGGCCGTTTTCATGGTTGCTTGAAATGGTCGATGGTCTGTCTTT TGATGAACGGCAGCAGCCACTCACCGACCGCCATCAATGGGGCTCCGTCCACCCCCAACGGCTTCAGCAACGGCCCAGCCACCTCCTCCAGCGCCTCCCTGTCCACCCACCAGCTCCCTCCAGCCTGTGGTGCCCGCCAGCTCTCCAAGCTCAAGCGCTTCCTCACCAccctgcagcagtttgggaaCGACATCTCCCCCGAGATCGGGGAGCGGGTGCGCACCCTCGTCCTGGGGCTCGTG AACTCCACCCTCACCATCGAGGAGTTCCATGCCAAGCTCCAAGAGGCCACCAACTTCCCGCTGCGACCCTTCGTCATCCCCTTCCTCAAG GCCAACCTGCCGCTGCTGCAGCGGGAGCTGCTGCACTGTGCCCGCATGGCCAAGCAGACCCCGGCCCAGTACCTGGCCCAGCacgagcagctgctgctggacgCCAACGCCTCCTCTCCCATCGACTCCTCcgagctgctcctggaggtgGCCGAGAGCGGCAAGAGGAGGACGCCAGACAG GACCAAAGAGAACGGTTTGGACCGAGACCCCCTGCACCCCGAGCACCTCAGCAAGCGGCCGTGCACCATGAGCCCAGCGCAGCGCTACAGCCCCAGCAACGGGCTGAGCCACCCCCCGAACGGGCTGGGGCACCCCCCCGCCGGcccccccctgccccagcactaCCGCCTGGAGGACATGGCCATGGCACACCACTACCGGGACTCCTACCGGCACCCCGACCCCCGGGAGCTCCGCGAGCGCCAGCGCCCCGCGG CCGTGCACGGGACGCGGCAGGAGGAGGTGATCGACCACCGGCTCACGGACCGGGAGTGGGCGGAGGAGTGGAAACACCTCAATAAT CTGCTGAACTGCATCATGGACATGGTGGAGAAGACGCGGCGCTCGCTGACGGTGCTGCGGCGGTGCCAGGAGGCCGATCGCGAGGAGCTCAACCACTGGATCCGGCGCTACAGCGACGCCGAGGACATGAAGAAAGGCAGCCCGCCCTCGGCGCGGCCCCACAACTCCTCCTCGGCCGAGGCTCCCCAGTTAG ACGCTCACCGGGACTTCGCCCCGCGGCCGCTCTCCGGCTACATGCCCGAGGAGATCTGGAGGAAAGCTG aAGAAGCCGTGAACGAGGTGAAGCGCCAGGCCATGTCCGAGCTGCAGAAGGCTGTGTCGGACGCCGAGAGGAAAGCCCACGAGCTGATCACGACCGAGCGCGCCAAGATGGAGCGGGCGCTGGCAGAGGCCAAGCGGCAGGCGTCCGAGGATGCCCTCACCGTCATCAATCAGCAGGAGGACTCCAGCGAG agctgctggaactgCGGGCGCAAGGCGAGCGAGACGTGCAGCGGCTGCAACACGGCGCGTTACTGCGGCTCCTTCTGCCAGCACAAGGATTGGGAGAAGCACCACCACGTCTGCGGGCAGACTCTGCAGGGGCtgccgggccccgccgccgccgggccgggccagcCCGAGGCCGTGGCCGCCgtggccagcagccccagcgAGGCGGGCTCGGTGGCCGCGTCCCGCGCCGGCACTCCGGCCACGCCCGCGCCGCTGGACAGCGCGTCCCGCTGA
- the CBFA2T3 gene encoding protein CBFA2T3 isoform X3, whose protein sequence is MNGSSHSPTAINGAPSTPNGFSNGPATSSSASLSTHQLPPACGARQLSKLKRFLTTLQQFGNDISPEIGERVRTLVLGLVNSTLTIEEFHAKLQEATNFPLRPFVIPFLKANLPLLQRELLHCARMAKQTPAQYLAQHEQLLLDANASSPIDSSELLLEVAESGKRRTPDRTKENGLDRDPLHPEHLSKRPCTMSPAQRYSPSNGLSHPPNGLGHPPAGPPLPQHYRLEDMAMAHHYRDSYRHPDPRELRERQRPAAVHGTRQEEVIDHRLTDREWAEEWKHLNNLLNCIMDMVEKTRRSLTVLRRCQEADREELNHWIRRYSDAEDMKKGSPPSARPHNSSSAEAPQLDAHRDFAPRPLSGYMPEEIWRKAEEAVNEVKRQAMSELQKAVSDAERKAHELITTERAKMERALAEAKRQASEDALTVINQQEDSSESCWNCGRKASETCSGCNTARYCGSFCQHKDWEKHHHVCGQTLQGLPGPAAAGPGQPEAVAAVASSPSEAGSVAASRAGTPATPAPLDSASR, encoded by the exons ATGAACGGCAGCAGCCACTCACCGACCGCCATCAATGGGGCTCCGTCCACCCCCAACGGCTTCAGCAACGGCCCAGCCACCTCCTCCAGCGCCTCCCTGTCCACCCACCAGCTCCCTCCAGCCTGTGGTGCCCGCCAGCTCTCCAAGCTCAAGCGCTTCCTCACCAccctgcagcagtttgggaaCGACATCTCCCCCGAGATCGGGGAGCGGGTGCGCACCCTCGTCCTGGGGCTCGTG AACTCCACCCTCACCATCGAGGAGTTCCATGCCAAGCTCCAAGAGGCCACCAACTTCCCGCTGCGACCCTTCGTCATCCCCTTCCTCAAG GCCAACCTGCCGCTGCTGCAGCGGGAGCTGCTGCACTGTGCCCGCATGGCCAAGCAGACCCCGGCCCAGTACCTGGCCCAGCacgagcagctgctgctggacgCCAACGCCTCCTCTCCCATCGACTCCTCcgagctgctcctggaggtgGCCGAGAGCGGCAAGAGGAGGACGCCAGACAG GACCAAAGAGAACGGTTTGGACCGAGACCCCCTGCACCCCGAGCACCTCAGCAAGCGGCCGTGCACCATGAGCCCAGCGCAGCGCTACAGCCCCAGCAACGGGCTGAGCCACCCCCCGAACGGGCTGGGGCACCCCCCCGCCGGcccccccctgccccagcactaCCGCCTGGAGGACATGGCCATGGCACACCACTACCGGGACTCCTACCGGCACCCCGACCCCCGGGAGCTCCGCGAGCGCCAGCGCCCCGCGG CCGTGCACGGGACGCGGCAGGAGGAGGTGATCGACCACCGGCTCACGGACCGGGAGTGGGCGGAGGAGTGGAAACACCTCAATAAT CTGCTGAACTGCATCATGGACATGGTGGAGAAGACGCGGCGCTCGCTGACGGTGCTGCGGCGGTGCCAGGAGGCCGATCGCGAGGAGCTCAACCACTGGATCCGGCGCTACAGCGACGCCGAGGACATGAAGAAAGGCAGCCCGCCCTCGGCGCGGCCCCACAACTCCTCCTCGGCCGAGGCTCCCCAGTTAG ACGCTCACCGGGACTTCGCCCCGCGGCCGCTCTCCGGCTACATGCCCGAGGAGATCTGGAGGAAAGCTG aAGAAGCCGTGAACGAGGTGAAGCGCCAGGCCATGTCCGAGCTGCAGAAGGCTGTGTCGGACGCCGAGAGGAAAGCCCACGAGCTGATCACGACCGAGCGCGCCAAGATGGAGCGGGCGCTGGCAGAGGCCAAGCGGCAGGCGTCCGAGGATGCCCTCACCGTCATCAATCAGCAGGAGGACTCCAGCGAG agctgctggaactgCGGGCGCAAGGCGAGCGAGACGTGCAGCGGCTGCAACACGGCGCGTTACTGCGGCTCCTTCTGCCAGCACAAGGATTGGGAGAAGCACCACCACGTCTGCGGGCAGACTCTGCAGGGGCtgccgggccccgccgccgccgggccgggccagcCCGAGGCCGTGGCCGCCgtggccagcagccccagcgAGGCGGGCTCGGTGGCCGCGTCCCGCGCCGGCACTCCGGCCACGCCCGCGCCGCTGGACAGCGCGTCCCGCTGA
- the PABPN1L gene encoding embryonic polyadenylate-binding protein 2 isoform X1, whose translation MSGPPAGAGPGARPAPIGRRSVKVARGREARSWWRESRTWSPLARAARSNVRGPGQVRAGLGARGASGRARLGHRPLARLCRGSPGCGEPASRAWVWGRVPLSLFLDTSEIWWQDPPSLQADAASWDVAEVAAVCKAADEGSDPSPKEGNSTEEEQDVQDPELEAIKAKLREIEKEDERLKELQLEADNHLFMSSEAALFPLTTKEKMEADQRSIYVGNVDYGGTAEELESHFNSCGQINRVTILCDKFSGHPKGYAYIEFEEQSSVKAAVELDESVFRGRVIKVLPKRTNMPGISSTDRGGYRGHFHARGGLGRWGGFYGQHPRLRGRTYRGRARLLPWYFPY comes from the exons ATGAGCGGCCCgccggcgggggcggggcctggcgCGCGCCCCGCGCCGATTGGCCGCCGCAGTGTGAAAGTGGCGCGCGGGCGCGAGGCGCGCTCGTGGTGGCGGGAGAGCCGCACGTGGTCGCCGCTCGCGCGGGCCGCGCGCAGCAATGTTCGGGGGCCGGGCCAGGTGCGTGCGGGGCTCGGGGCCCGCGGGGCCTCCGGACGGGCACGGCTCGGACACCGCCCGCTCGCCCGCCTCTGCCGCGGCTCCCCGGGCTGCGGGGAACCGGCTTCTCGCGCTTGGGTGTGGGGGCGTGTCCCTCT TTCTCTCTTCCTGGACACTTCAGAGATTTGGTGGCAGGACCCGCCGTCCCTGCAGGCGGACGCAGCGTCCTGGGACGTGGCAGAGGTGGCAGCGGTGTGTAAGGCAGCCGATGAGGGCTCAGATCCGAGCCCCAAGGAGGGGAACAGCAcggaggaggagcaggatgttCAGGACCCG GAGCTGGAGGCCATCAAAGCCAAACTGCGGGAAATAGAGAAGGAGGATGAGAGGttgaaggagctgcagctggaagctGACAACCACCTGTTCATGAGCTCAGAAGCAG CTCTCTTCCCTCTGACAACCAAGGAGAAGATGGAGGCTGACCAGCGTTCCATCTACGTGGGCAAT GTGGATTACGGGGGCACAGCAGAAGAGCTGGAGTCTCACTTCAACAGCTGTGGGCAGATCAACCGCGTCACCATCCTCTGTGACAAGTTCTCGGGCCACCCCAAAGg ctatgCCTACATCGAGTTcgaggagcagagctctgtgaagGCTGCGGTGGAGCTGGACGAGAGCGTGTTCAGGGGCCGTGTCATCAAG gtGCTGCCCAAGAGGACCAACATGCCCGGCATCAGCAGCACCGACCGTGGGGGCTACCGGGGCCACTTCCACGCCCGGGGGGGGCTGGGCCGCTGGGGAGGCTTCTATGGGCAGCACCCCAGGCTGCGAGGGAGGACCTACAG GGGTCGGGCAAGGCTGCTGCCTTGGTATTTTCCATACTAG
- the PABPN1L gene encoding embryonic polyadenylate-binding protein 2 isoform X2, giving the protein MFGGRASSLFLDTSEIWWQDPPSLQADAASWDVAEVAAVCKAADEGSDPSPKEGNSTEEEQDVQDPELEAIKAKLREIEKEDERLKELQLEADNHLFMSSEAALFPLTTKEKMEADQRSIYVGNVDYGGTAEELESHFNSCGQINRVTILCDKFSGHPKGYAYIEFEEQSSVKAAVELDESVFRGRVIKVLPKRTNMPGISSTDRGGYRGHFHARGGLGRWGGFYGQHPRLRGRTYRGRARLLPWYFPY; this is encoded by the exons ATGTTCGGGGGCCGGGCCAG TTCTCTCTTCCTGGACACTTCAGAGATTTGGTGGCAGGACCCGCCGTCCCTGCAGGCGGACGCAGCGTCCTGGGACGTGGCAGAGGTGGCAGCGGTGTGTAAGGCAGCCGATGAGGGCTCAGATCCGAGCCCCAAGGAGGGGAACAGCAcggaggaggagcaggatgttCAGGACCCG GAGCTGGAGGCCATCAAAGCCAAACTGCGGGAAATAGAGAAGGAGGATGAGAGGttgaaggagctgcagctggaagctGACAACCACCTGTTCATGAGCTCAGAAGCAG CTCTCTTCCCTCTGACAACCAAGGAGAAGATGGAGGCTGACCAGCGTTCCATCTACGTGGGCAAT GTGGATTACGGGGGCACAGCAGAAGAGCTGGAGTCTCACTTCAACAGCTGTGGGCAGATCAACCGCGTCACCATCCTCTGTGACAAGTTCTCGGGCCACCCCAAAGg ctatgCCTACATCGAGTTcgaggagcagagctctgtgaagGCTGCGGTGGAGCTGGACGAGAGCGTGTTCAGGGGCCGTGTCATCAAG gtGCTGCCCAAGAGGACCAACATGCCCGGCATCAGCAGCACCGACCGTGGGGGCTACCGGGGCCACTTCCACGCCCGGGGGGGGCTGGGCCGCTGGGGAGGCTTCTATGGGCAGCACCCCAGGCTGCGAGGGAGGACCTACAG GGGTCGGGCAAGGCTGCTGCCTTGGTATTTTCCATACTAG